The Syngnathus typhle isolate RoL2023-S1 ecotype Sweden linkage group LG3, RoL_Styp_1.0, whole genome shotgun sequence genome window below encodes:
- the tsc2 gene encoding tuberin isoform X3: MNKQPSKESLKDKVKGIFGLGPPRPPSKQSDHKLSEFIITTDIIKELHPECGLSNRIRTMNHICDLAKTKRFEEHAVEAVWKSVEDMLTPEQPPEARHAVLQLLRAIIQGQGEQLGALRAYFFKVIRDYQPCNEDLSDRLEVFKALTENGKDITYLEEDIARFVLLWMDIGLTSDFLHVLVNLVKFNSCYLDQNVSIVVQKICLLCNRTTSSTDIEVALQVLDAVVCYNCLPSDSLCVFIVTLCHTVNVKEFCESCWKLMRKVLGTHLGHSAIYRMCRIMEERVYMEDAPLLRGAVFFVGMALWGAHRLPALKNTPTLVLPSFYKAMSCANEVVSYEIVLSITRLIKKYGKELQVVTWDILLGIIERLLQQIQAIGSPELKAIVYELLTTVEELYEQNGYHGSTEKFFTLVEKCADKRPDASVLTLISYRAQSIQPAKDGWIQCLHRLMEKFFRNESRSVIRIKVLHILSFVLSTNRQLYEDELIEMVVIPQLSGIAEDRDLAVRKQATQLLVDLAEGCNTHHFTSLLDIIERVASRSLVSSGPVDVSDRENTAESPNEDVKTAILGLLEILQNKLYSLPASHATRVYEMLISHLQLHYKNKYCSVIASSIRLQVFDFFLMMRADSLHRVGVPNKDGAMRFSPYCYCDLGEPDKRANEKKPPGPTSPPASGAPPPPAPSSATAPIRFAYLPYSPAFSVLLQCLKMENDWKVVKLVLEKLPWTLQYKLLLLTSPCSLDQLCSTLCCMVTDRLISERLKKTPEGFSRTDVQLAVVPVLTAITSYHAYLEQSRQRELVQCLGTGLIYRCAKQCVVALTMCTVEMPDIMIKLLPALIVKLTHISATVAMASPMLEFFSTLVRLPHLYANFVAEQYVSVFAISLPYTNPSKYNQYIVSLAHHVIAIWFIRCRLAFRKDFVQYITMGLRSNALMPFDDGHEQSSFRARSTSLNERPKRMQTSNTTCSLGSADENAVTQADEGLKTVHLELTETCLDMMARYVFSNFSALPKRSPIAEFLLDGGRSMTWLVGNKLVTITTSGGVPTQALLGLDVADRLGGGGEMTRSDPSLHTRITKEAPAKLESQSSQQQSRATRIRVRSMSGGHALRAGPAQSLSPLVSPSEGELAAQLSPSSASALDGLSASSSTSATASAPPPLKDNRGLAEFVPMLTQGWAEILIRRPSGNTSWLMSLENPPSPFSSELGNMPLQELSIVLMAMEGVKEPPPQTASAPASTATPAPAEAFSQTHSNAGGKPHLIQRSNTVSGSLWGLGQGCAPLGPPAPNRLYRSISWADSAVVLEEGAGTTTAHTSSDWLENEEIEPMPSDPIFISADKFSKAPPPGTLSRSSSTSSQDDEKSTLEEVSEGAIPIDQPTQGLSTPGSQELLFQGTNQSQGPGLNKSSSSPELQTLSEAFSKVAQGSETVLGDAAQPRGPSEAKVQPPVERESAGGDLSGPTTQTQVVEGSSASVPPQSGGVRMKLEFPPSGAQPGPISPSGGHRPRGHTISVSAPSSRRERRTERDSYHSRPGPSNAEKMSGLCPSFVFLQLYHSPFFGNEANKPLLLPKTQVIDRAVKVLDQMPPYDTHKIGVIFVGTGQVNNEVAILSNEYGSNRYATFLTGLGKLIHLKDCDPDQIFLGGLDQHGDDGEFTYCWHDDIMQAIFHIATLMPNRESDKGCCNKKRHIGNDFVMVVYNDSGEEYKLGTIKGQFNFVEVIIKPLDYECNLVSLQCRKDLEGLVDTSVAKIVSDSNLPLLVRQMALHANMASLVHQYRANPSDAYASKWLARLRHIKRIRTRAHEDIQSRSIPGISLTQGHAQQNKSFQQSTAPANPEISGQRKRLVSTVDDFTDFV, from the exons ATGAATAAACAGCCAAGCAAAGAAAGCTTAAAAGACAAGGTGAAGGGGATATTCGGGCTCGGACCCCCACGTCCTCCCAGCAAACAGAGTGACCACAAACTGTCTGAGTTTATCATTACAACTGATATCATCAAG gAGCTCCACCCAGAATGTGGCCTAAGTAACCGTATTCGCACAATGAATCACATTTGTGATCTTGCCAAAACTAAAAGATTTGAAGAG CATGCTGTAGAGGCAGTGTGGAAATCTGTGGAGGACATGCTGACACCGGAACAGCCTCCCGAGGCCAGACATGCTGTCCTTCAGCTGCTCAGAGCCATTATACAGGGACAG GGTGAACAACTCGGGGCCCTGAGAGCTTACTTTTTCAAGGTGATCCGAGACTACCAACCATGCAACGAAGATCTTTCGGATAGACTGGAAGTCTTCAAGGCCTTAACTGAGAATGGCAAGGACATCACCTACCTTGAGGAGGACATAG CTCGCTTTGTTCTGTTGTGGATGGACATAGGTCTCACCTCTGACTTTCTTCATGTTCTTGTCAATCTGGTGAAATTCAACAGCTGTTACTTGGACCAAAACGTCTCCATCGTGGTCCA GAAAATTTGTCTTCTCTGCAACAGAACAACCTCCTCGACAGATATTGAG gtggCACTCCAAGTCCTTGATGCAGTGGTGTGTTACAACTGTCTCCCCTCTGACTCTCTTTGTGTCTTCATCGTCACACTGTGCCACACAGTCAACGTCAAAGAGTTCTGTGAATCCTGCTGGAAA TTGATGAGGAAAGTGCTGGGCACTCACCTTGGCCACAGTGCTATTTACAGAATGTGCCGCATAATGGAAGAAAG GGTGTACATGGAAGATGCACCGTTGTTGAGAGGAGCTGTCTTCTTTGTGGGAATGGCACTGTGGGGAGCACACAGGCTGCCTGCACTTAAAAACACCCCCACGCTGGTTCTGCCTTCTTTTTACAAG GCCATGTCGTGTGCCAACGAGGTGGTTTCCTACGAAATTGTCCTCTCTATCACTCGACTGATCAAAAAATATGGCAAAGAGCTGCAGGTTGTTACCTGGGACATTCTACTGGGCATCATTGAGCGGCTCTTGCAGCAGATTCAG GCAATCGGCAGTCCTGAACTGAAGGCCATTGTCTATGAGCTTTTGACAACAGTCGAAGAGCTTTATGAGCAGAACGGTTACCATGGTTCCACAGAGAAGTTCTTCACGCTGGTAGAGAAGTGTGCCGACAAAAGACCG GATGCGtcggtgctgaccctcatctcgTACAGGGCACAGTCCATTCAGCCCGCCAAGGACGGCTGGATTCAGTGCCTTCACCGGCTAATGGAGAAATTCTTCAG AAATGAGAGCCGCAGCGTTATCAGGATCAAAGTGCTTCacatcctgtcttttgttttaaGCACCAACCGTCAACTCTATGAG GATGAGTTGATAGAAATGGTAGTGATCCCTCAGCTGAGTGGAATCGCCGAAGACCGAGACCTGGCCGTTCGAAAACAAGCTACTCAACTTCTTGTGGACCTGGCTGAGGGTTGTAACACTCACCACTTCACTAGCCTGCTGGACATTATTGAGCGG GTTGCCAGCCGTTCTCTGGTGTCTTCCGGACCGGTGGATGTTTCAGACCGGGAGAACACAGCAGAGTCTCCAAATGAGGATGTCAAGACTGCGATATTGGGACTACTTGAGATTCTTCAG aACAAACTTTACAGCCTACCAGCCAGCCACGCCACTCGTGTTTATGAAATGCTTATCAGCCATCTGCAGCTTCACTACAAGAACAAGTACTGTTCCGTGATTGCTTCCAGTATCAGATTACAG GTGTTTGACTTCTTCTTGATGATGCGAGCAGACTCTCTACATCGCGTTGGTGTTCCCAATAAAGACGGTGCCATGAGGTTCAGCCCTTATTGCTACTGCGACCTAGG GGAGCCAGACAAAAGAGCAAATGAGAAGAAGCCGCCAGGCCCGACGTCTCCCCCTGCCAGTGGCgcacctcctcctccagctccttctTCTGCCACTGCGCCAATACGCTTTGCCTACTTGCCCTACTCACCTGCTTTCAGTGTTCTCCTGCAGTGCCTCAAGATG GAGAATGATTGGAAGGTGGTAAAATTGGTCTTGGAGAAGTTGCCGTGGACGCTGCAGTACAAACTTCTGCTGCTAACATCACCTTGCAGCTTAGACCAGCTTTGTTCTACTCTCTGCTGCATG GTGACAGATCGGCTGATTTCAGAACGATTGAAGAAGACCCCTGAAGGATTTTCAAGAACGGATGTACAGCTGGCTGTGGTTCCCGTCTTAACAGCAATCACCTCCTACCACGCCTACCTGGAGCAATCACGACAA agGGAGTTGGTCCAGTGTCTCGGGACAGGCCTGATTTACCGCTGTGCCAAACAGTGTGTGGTGGCTCTTACAATGTGCACGGTGGAGATGCCTGACATCATGATCAAGCTGCTACCTGCTCTTATTGTCAAGCTCACCCACATCTCTGCAACAGTTGCCATGGCATCTCCAATGCTTGAGTTCTTTTCAA CTCTGGTGCGCCTACCTCACCTTTACGCAAACTTTGTAGCTGAGCAATATGTTAGCGTCTTTGCCATCTCGCTACCCTACACTAACCCATCCAA GTACAACCAGTACATTGTGTCTCTTGCCCACCATGTGATTGCTATCTGGTTTATTCGCTGCAGACTTGCTTTCCGTAAAGATTTTGTTCAGTACATCACAATG GGTTTGCGTTCCAATGCGTTGATGCCCTTCGATGATGGCCACGAGCAAAGTTCTTTTCGTGCCCGAAGCACAAGTCTCAATGAACGACCCAAAAG GATGCAAACCTCCAACACCACCTGCAGTCTGGGCTCTGCTGATGAAAATGCAGTAACTCAGGCAGATGAGGGGCTGAAAACAGTCCACTTGGAACTCACTGAGACATGTCTGGACATGATGGCGCGATATGTCTTTTCTAATTTCTCTGCGCTGCCCAAAAG atcTCCAATCGCAGAGTTCCTCTTGGACGGGGGTCGTAGTATGACTTGGTTGGTGGGCAATAAGCTGGTGACCATCACAACCAGTGGAGGGGTTCCCACTCAAGCTCTGCTGGGCCTGGACGTGGCTGATCGactaggaggaggaggagaaatgaCCAG ATCGGATCCATCTCTACACACTCGAATAACTAAAGAGGCACCAGCCAAACTGGAGTCCCAATCAAGTCAACAGCAAAGCAGAGCCACACGTATACGGGTCCGCTCCATGTCAG GTGGTCACGCCCTTCGTGCTGGTCCTGCCCAAAGTCTCAGCCCCCTTGTGTCCCCCTCTGAAGGGGAATTAGCTGCTCAGCTGTCCCCCTCTTCTGCTTCTGCACTGGATGGCCTCAgtgcttcctcctccacctctgcCACTGCGTCGGCCCCGCCGCCACTCAAGGACAACCGCGGCCTGGCTGAGTTTGTCCCCATGCTCACGCAGGGCTGGGCCGAGATCTTAATTCGAAGACCATCCG GTAACACAAGCTGGTTAATGTCTCTGGAGAACCCACCCAGTCCCTTCTCCTCTGAGCTGGGCAACATGCCCCTCCAGGAGCTCTCGATTGTCCTGATGGCGATGGAAGGTGTGAAGGAACCTCCTCCCCAGACAGCCAGTGCTCCAGCGAGCACAGCTACTCCTGCCCCAGCTGAGGCCTTCAGCCAAACGCACAGCAATGCTGGAGGGAAGCCTCACCTGATCCAGCGCTCTAACACGG TGAGCGGCTCTCTCTGGGGTCTGGGTCAGGGCTGCGCACCCTTAGGCCCTCCGGCCCCTAACAGGTTGTACAGGAGCATTTCCTGGGCAG ACTCAGCAGTGGTGTTGGAAGAAGGCGCGGGGACGACAACTGCACACACCTCATCTGACTGGCTGGAAAACGAAGAAATCGAGCCCATGCCGTCTGACCCCATCTTCATTTCTGCTGATAAATTTTCAAAAGCGCCGCCTCCTGGAACACTCAGTAGG tcctcctccacctccagtCAAGATGATGAAAAGTCCACTTTGGAAGAAGTAAGTGAGGGGGCCATCCCCATTGATCAGCCAACTCAGGGGCTCTCCACTCCCGGCAGTCAGGAACTCCTCTTCCAGGGCACTAACCAGTCCCAGGGTCCTGGACTCAACAAGTCCAGCTCCTCACCAGAGCTTCAGACCTTATCAGAAGCCTTCTCCAAAGTTGCTCAGGGGTCAGAGACTGTGCTAGGAGACGCGGCACAACCGAGAGGGCCTTCAGAGGCCAAGGTCCAGCCGCCCGTTGAAAGAGAGAGTGCAGGAGGAGATCTCAGTGGACCCACAACACAGACTCAAGTGGTTGAAGGGTCCTCTGCGTCAGTGCCGCCTCAAAGTGGAGGAGTAAGAATGAAGTTGGAGTTTCCACCAAGTGGAGCACAACCTGGACCCATATCACCCAGCGGGGGTCACAGACCGCGGGGGCACACCATCTCGGTATCAGCGCCATCTTCCaggagggagaggaggaccGAGAGAGATTCATACCATAGTCGACCTGGACCCAGCAACGCTGAGAAGATGTCTGGTCTGTGCCcaag CTTTGTATTCCTCCAGCTGTACCATTCGCCTTTCTTTGGGAATGAAGCTAACAAGCCGCTGCTGCTGCCCAAAACCCAA GTAATTGATCGTGCTGTGAAGGTTCTGGACCAGATGCCTCCTTATGACACTCACAAGATTGGAGTGATCTTTGTTGGAACGGGTCAG GTTAACAACGAGGTAGCCATCCTCTCAAACGAGTATGGCTCAAACCGCTACGCTACCTTCCTGACTGGGCTCGGCAAATTGATCCACTTGAAGGACTGCGACCCCGACCAGATCTTCCTGGGCGGGCTCGATCAGCACGGCGACGACGGCGAGTTCACATACTGCTGGCATGACGACATCATGCAAG ctatTTTCCATATCGCCACACTGATGCCAAACAGGGAGAGCGACAAGGGCTGCTGCAATAAGAAGCGCCACATTGGCAATGACTTTGTCATGGTCGTTTACAATGATTCTGGCGAGGAGTACAAACTCGGCACCATCAAG GGTCAGTTTAATTTTGTGGAGGTGATCATAAAACCACTGGATTATGAATGTAACCTCGTTTCCCTGCAGTGCCGTAAAG ACCTGGAGGGCCTCGTTGACACATCTGTGGCAAAAATAGTCTCCGACAGCAACCTCCCGTTATTGGTCAGACAGATGGCTCTGCATGCCAAT ATGGCCTCCTTAGTGCATCAGTACAGAGCTAACCCTTCGGACGCTTATGCCTCCAAGTGGCTGGCAAGGTTACGGCACATCAAGAGGATCAGGACAAGG GCTCATGAAGACATCCAGTCCCGCTCGATTCCCGGTATCTCGCTCACGCAAGGACACGCTCAGCAGAACAAGTCTTTTCAGCAGAGCACCGCACCCGCAAACCCCGAGATCTCCGGCCAGCGTAAAAGACTGGTTTCCACCGTCGACGACTTCACAGATTTTGTGTGA